Proteins from a genomic interval of Psychrobacter urativorans:
- a CDS encoding GntR family transcriptional regulator, with protein MIINSITAAVSEQRLPAGTKLVETTLSELFNCNRANVRRALSTLATMHVVQLRPNRGAFISTPSPKEASDVFEARRTIERIVACNVIKNACAQDIVDMRATIAAEAKARAQGDKPAELRLSRKFHMDLAAIADNQVLEKFLSELTLRTTLIIGLYNTLGSSNCAEDEHSRIVQAIEARDEEQLIRLIDQHLKHLESSLDFERSIEPLPTLAEQLNA; from the coding sequence ATGATTATTAATTCAATCACCGCTGCGGTATCAGAGCAGCGGCTGCCTGCTGGAACAAAGTTAGTAGAAACAACGTTAAGTGAACTATTTAACTGTAATAGAGCCAATGTTAGACGGGCACTTTCTACGCTCGCTACTATGCATGTGGTCCAATTACGACCTAACCGAGGTGCCTTTATTTCAACACCTTCGCCTAAAGAAGCAAGCGATGTGTTTGAAGCTCGCCGTACCATTGAACGAATCGTAGCCTGCAATGTTATTAAGAATGCTTGTGCACAAGACATCGTTGATATGCGAGCAACCATAGCTGCTGAAGCCAAAGCACGCGCGCAAGGTGACAAACCAGCTGAATTACGCTTATCACGTAAGTTTCATATGGATTTAGCTGCCATTGCTGATAATCAAGTTTTAGAGAAATTTTTGAGCGAACTGACGCTGCGTACCACATTAATCATTGGCTTATATAACACGCTCGGCTCTTCGAACTGTGCCGAAGATGAGCATTCGCGTATTGTGCAAGCGATTGAGGCAAGAGATGAAGAACAGCTGATTCGATTAATAGATCAACATTTGAAACATTTAGAATCGAGTCTTGACTTTGAACGCTCTATTGAACCTCTTCCTACTTTAGCAGAACAATTGAACGCTTGA
- a CDS encoding sulfite exporter TauE/SafE family protein, with amino-acid sequence MELIIFLIIGALAGFAAGLFGVGGGTIIVPLLFIVFTKMGYPADTIMHLALGTSLATIVVTSISSLMAHNKKGGVIWSVFKNLTPGMAIGSFVGAGIAGWLSGVHLQVMVGLFLLWVAFTMFKGGKKQTATNANDKTLPSTPKQLAAGAGIGVASAIFGIGGGSLTVPYLTRYGVVMQKAVGTSAACGLPIAIAGALGFMVFGMKAQVTVPNTIGFVHIYAFLGISIMSFFTAKVGAKVAHMLSPQLLKKCFAVLLMVIGSFFLVKGLL; translated from the coding sequence GTGGAATTAATCATTTTTTTAATCATAGGTGCGCTAGCAGGATTTGCAGCTGGGCTGTTTGGTGTGGGCGGTGGCACTATCATCGTACCCTTGCTGTTTATTGTCTTTACCAAAATGGGTTACCCTGCTGACACGATTATGCATTTGGCTCTAGGTACGTCACTGGCGACCATTGTTGTCACCTCTATCAGCTCCTTAATGGCACACAATAAAAAGGGTGGCGTCATCTGGTCGGTATTTAAAAACCTGACACCGGGGATGGCGATAGGATCCTTTGTTGGTGCAGGAATTGCTGGATGGCTGTCTGGGGTTCATCTTCAGGTAATGGTTGGACTATTTTTACTTTGGGTTGCCTTTACTATGTTTAAGGGTGGCAAAAAACAGACCGCTACCAATGCCAATGATAAAACACTACCGTCCACGCCGAAGCAATTAGCGGCAGGGGCTGGTATCGGTGTGGCTTCTGCCATTTTTGGTATCGGTGGCGGTAGCTTAACCGTTCCTTATCTCACACGTTATGGTGTGGTCATGCAAAAAGCGGTTGGCACGTCAGCAGCGTGTGGTCTACCCATTGCGATTGCAGGTGCGTTAGGATTTATGGTTTTTGGGATGAAGGCGCAAGTCACTGTTCCTAATACGATTGGCTTTGTCCACATTTATGCCTTTTTAGGGATTAGCATTATGAGTTTTTTCACCGCTAAAGTAGGTGCCAAAGTCGCTCATATGTTATCACCACAACTATTAAAAAAATGTTTTGCGGTGTTATTAATGGTTATAGGAAGTTTTTTCCTTGTAAAAGGGCTGCTGTGA
- a CDS encoding flavin reductase — translation MIEEIDFKNGMALLTTAVSVITTKDASGAHGFTASAVCSVTDTPPTLLVCMNHTSRSHAHFIDNKILSVNVLGAQHELISNTFASKLGSEERFEQGSWTELTTGAPVLEDALVSFDCEIEQIQQVGTHSIFMCRVVAIKQSQQNESLIYFNRAYHQVGQVAEVESA, via the coding sequence ATGATTGAAGAAATCGATTTTAAAAATGGCATGGCGTTGTTAACTACTGCAGTTAGCGTGATCACCACCAAAGATGCATCGGGTGCTCATGGGTTTACGGCATCTGCGGTATGTAGCGTCACCGATACGCCACCAACCTTGCTGGTCTGTATGAATCACACATCACGCTCACATGCCCATTTTATTGATAATAAAATTTTGAGTGTCAATGTATTAGGCGCACAGCATGAACTCATATCCAATACCTTTGCCTCTAAACTGGGTTCAGAAGAGCGGTTTGAGCAAGGTTCTTGGACCGAACTAACCACAGGCGCTCCTGTTTTAGAAGATGCGCTGGTCAGTTTTGATTGTGAGATTGAACAAATTCAGCAAGTTGGCACGCATAGTATTTTTATGTGTCGTGTTGTGGCCATCAAGCAAAGCCAACAAAATGAGAGTTTGATATATTTTAATCGGGCTTATCATCAAGTTGGGCAAGTCGCTGAAGTAGAAAGCGCTTAA